In one Corallococcus sp. EGB genomic region, the following are encoded:
- a CDS encoding Fic family protein codes for MKGPPPTEQLAPHREATRALDWALPALRWDLEAAARQAFRETGAQEDFLLRHDAPAHEAQGPARTERFERALARVRRLADAGEPLTFTGMVEVQSMLLGGPTGFRTGDAFARSGAHRYAHTPGLEAAFREKVESEAREQRHPVAHATRLYLDLCFFHPFPDGNARAARLWLEYMLRRGRLPTPPLVPVVLWRKNPGDAVNYTRLARLLARSIAGPDAPCRNEVPG; via the coding sequence GTGAAAGGCCCGCCCCCCACCGAGCAGCTCGCGCCCCACCGCGAGGCCACCCGCGCCCTGGACTGGGCACTGCCCGCGCTCCGGTGGGACCTGGAGGCCGCGGCGCGGCAGGCCTTCCGGGAGACGGGCGCCCAGGAGGACTTCCTGCTCCGCCATGACGCACCGGCCCATGAAGCCCAGGGGCCGGCGCGGACGGAGCGCTTCGAGCGGGCCCTCGCCCGGGTCCGGCGCCTCGCGGACGCCGGTGAGCCGCTGACCTTCACCGGGATGGTGGAGGTCCAGTCGATGCTGCTGGGCGGTCCCACGGGCTTCCGCACTGGCGACGCCTTCGCGAGGAGTGGCGCGCACCGGTACGCGCACACGCCCGGCCTGGAGGCGGCGTTCCGCGAGAAGGTGGAGTCGGAAGCGCGGGAGCAGCGCCATCCGGTGGCGCACGCCACGCGGTTGTACCTGGACCTGTGTTTCTTCCACCCCTTCCCGGACGGAAACGCCCGAGCGGCGCGGCTGTGGCTGGAATACATGCTGCGGCGGGGCCGCCTGCCCACCCCGCCCCTGGTCCCGGTGGTCCTGTGGCGCAAGAACCCGGGAGACGCGGTGAACTACACGCGGCTGGCCCGGCTGCTGGCCCGGAGCATCGCGGGGCCTGACGCGCCGTGCCGCAACGAGGTGCCGGGATGA
- a CDS encoding protein-glutamate O-methyltransferase CheR, producing the protein MTLHPDDFAYLRQRVLRRSGLVLEPDTHALVEARLTPLLREERLPDLPALVSRLRSQPEGSPLHQRVAEALANHETAFFRDTPVFEALRTTALPALLAKRVRTRTLRIWCAACAYGQEPYSVAMTLAEAGLLITGWTVRILATDFSTRALVRACEARYDAKEIHRGLPSELRQRYFRPERDGWRLNDQVRKPVEFRPLNLLDDFSMEAPMDLIFLRNVMIYWDVPTRRAVLARVRRMLHQDGFLVLGAAEASPLVEDGFTRHLLGQTSWYRPAPVPPHAGAGAPVKEAPRPPRSGATP; encoded by the coding sequence ATGACGCTTCATCCCGACGACTTCGCGTACCTGCGGCAGCGCGTGTTGCGCCGCTCCGGGCTCGTGCTGGAGCCCGACACGCACGCCCTGGTGGAGGCGCGCCTCACGCCCCTCCTGCGCGAGGAGCGGCTGCCGGACCTGCCCGCCCTCGTGTCGCGTTTGCGCTCGCAGCCCGAGGGCAGCCCGCTCCATCAACGCGTGGCGGAGGCGTTGGCCAACCACGAGACGGCCTTCTTCCGAGACACCCCTGTCTTCGAGGCCCTGCGCACCACCGCGCTGCCCGCCCTGCTGGCGAAGCGCGTCCGCACGCGGACCCTGCGCATCTGGTGCGCGGCGTGCGCCTACGGCCAGGAGCCCTACAGCGTGGCCATGACGCTGGCCGAGGCCGGGCTGCTCATCACCGGCTGGACCGTGCGCATCCTCGCCACCGACTTCTCCACCCGCGCGCTCGTGCGTGCCTGCGAGGCCCGCTACGACGCGAAGGAGATCCACCGGGGCCTGCCCTCCGAGCTGCGTCAGCGCTACTTCCGCCCGGAGCGCGACGGGTGGCGGCTGAACGACCAGGTTCGCAAGCCGGTGGAGTTCCGGCCGCTCAACCTGCTGGACGACTTCTCCATGGAAGCGCCCATGGACCTCATCTTCCTGCGCAACGTGATGATCTACTGGGACGTGCCCACCCGGCGCGCGGTGCTCGCCCGCGTGCGGCGGATGCTCCACCAGGACGGCTTCCTGGTGCTGGGCGCCGCGGAGGCCTCGCCCCTGGTGGAGGACGGCTTCACGCGGCACCTGCTGGGACAGACGAGCTGGTACCGCCCCGCGCCCGTCCCGCCCCATGCCGGCGCGGGCGCCCCCGTGAAGGAAGCGCCGCGCCCTCCGCGCTCCGGCGCTACACCTTGA
- a CDS encoding Hsp20/alpha crystallin family protein codes for MPLTPFGLMRQMMEDMDQLFIGFGGRGFIPRSSVLDEGLWSPQVDVLEKNGQLIVKADLPGMKQDDIHVELQNDQLVIEGERSFEVEEEQEAEGVWSLERGTGTFRRAIPLPEGIDTESVEANFENGVLEISLKLPEAEPQGKRIAVKGGSRDEARKLTRGKPVH; via the coding sequence ATGCCCCTGACCCCATTCGGGCTCATGCGCCAGATGATGGAGGACATGGATCAGCTCTTCATCGGCTTCGGAGGCCGGGGATTCATCCCCCGGAGCAGCGTGCTGGACGAGGGCCTCTGGTCACCCCAGGTGGACGTGCTGGAGAAGAACGGGCAGCTCATCGTCAAGGCCGACCTGCCCGGCATGAAGCAGGACGACATCCACGTCGAGCTGCAGAACGATCAGCTCGTGATTGAAGGCGAGCGCTCCTTCGAAGTGGAGGAGGAACAGGAGGCCGAGGGCGTCTGGAGTCTGGAGCGCGGCACCGGCACGTTCCGCCGCGCCATCCCGCTCCCGGAAGGCATCGACACGGAGTCGGTCGAGGCGAACTTCGAGAACGGCGTGCTGGAAATCTCGCTGAAGCTCCCGGAGGCCGAACCCCAGGGCAAGCGCATCGCGGTGAAGGGTGGCTCGCGCGACGAAGCCCGCAAGCTGACGCGCGGCAAGCCCGTCCACTGA
- a CDS encoding diacylglycerol kinase family protein, with protein sequence MKTFLVVNPRSANGQTGKRWVEISAQVGKVLGDFGYGFTSGGMDAARLARQAIDDGYECIVAVGGDGTLNEVTNGFFRDGQVINPQATLGLLPRGTGGDFRRTFGWDLELTSALERLRSETTEPFDVGRLEFTDNDGKPATRFFANIASFGVSAVVAREVNQGSKALGGNLSFMWGTVKGLLKYQEQQVRITVDGGEPETVSVTAIAVANGRYFGSGMFVAPEAVTHDGLFDVTIWSNYGLSDFVLKSKGVYNGDHVTWKGTRRLRCRTLHAEPLTGDVFLDVDGETPGRLPCRMTLLPGAIRLKV encoded by the coding sequence ATGAAGACGTTCCTCGTGGTCAACCCGCGCAGCGCCAACGGGCAGACGGGGAAGCGATGGGTGGAGATCTCCGCGCAGGTGGGCAAGGTGCTCGGCGACTTCGGGTACGGCTTCACCAGCGGCGGCATGGATGCGGCGCGTCTGGCGCGGCAGGCCATCGACGATGGCTATGAGTGCATCGTCGCGGTGGGCGGAGACGGCACCCTCAATGAAGTCACCAACGGCTTCTTCCGCGACGGCCAGGTCATCAACCCCCAGGCCACGCTGGGGCTGTTGCCCCGGGGCACGGGCGGCGACTTCCGGCGCACCTTCGGGTGGGACCTGGAGCTGACGTCCGCGCTGGAGCGCCTGCGCTCGGAGACGACCGAGCCCTTCGACGTGGGGCGGCTGGAGTTCACCGACAACGACGGCAAGCCGGCCACCCGCTTCTTCGCGAACATCGCCTCGTTCGGCGTGAGCGCGGTGGTGGCCCGCGAGGTGAACCAGGGCAGCAAGGCGCTCGGCGGCAACCTGAGCTTCATGTGGGGCACCGTGAAGGGCCTCTTGAAGTACCAGGAGCAGCAGGTGCGCATCACGGTGGACGGCGGCGAGCCGGAGACGGTGAGCGTCACCGCGATCGCCGTGGCCAACGGCCGCTACTTCGGAAGCGGCATGTTCGTGGCGCCCGAGGCGGTGACGCACGACGGCCTCTTCGACGTCACCATCTGGTCCAACTACGGCCTGTCCGACTTCGTCCTCAAGTCGAAGGGCGTCTACAACGGCGACCACGTCACCTGGAAGGGCACGCGGCGGCTGCGCTGCCGCACGCTCCATGCGGAGCCCTTGACGGGTGACGTGTTCCTGGACGTGGACGGTGAGACGCCGGGCAGGCTGCCCTGCCGCATGACGCTGCTCCCCGGCGCCATCCGCCTCAAGGTGTAG
- a CDS encoding PhzF family phenazine biosynthesis protein, with the protein MQVHIIDAFTRTAGAGNRAGVVLDASALEVPTMQRAAAAVSASETAFLLSRPGDATVRLRYFTPVDEIPFCGHATVATFHLLAEKGLLRSPGTFKLECPGGTFDIELEPRSAHETRVWIATPPPPALPNPVALEALMATLGGTASQVDTSLPVIRQGHRLVVPLRRLADLEALTPRGAAMNALLMPHGLRGVYLFAREAKEQGSVAQARYFVPGFGILEDPVTGSAAGPLAAYLAEHGILRLPAHGGTVSGRIEQGDTLGKPGRIDIQVTGQPGHVERARVGGVALTVMDATLLA; encoded by the coding sequence ATGCAGGTTCACATCATCGATGCCTTCACCCGCACCGCCGGTGCAGGAAACCGTGCGGGCGTGGTGCTCGACGCGTCCGCGCTGGAGGTCCCCACGATGCAACGGGCCGCCGCGGCCGTCAGTGCGTCCGAGACCGCCTTCCTCCTGTCCCGGCCCGGTGATGCCACCGTGCGCCTGCGCTACTTCACGCCCGTGGATGAGATTCCCTTCTGCGGCCATGCCACCGTCGCCACCTTCCATCTGCTCGCGGAGAAGGGGCTCCTGCGAAGCCCCGGGACGTTCAAGCTGGAGTGCCCCGGTGGCACCTTCGACATCGAGTTGGAGCCTCGGAGCGCGCATGAAACGCGGGTGTGGATTGCCACGCCCCCGCCGCCCGCTCTGCCCAACCCCGTGGCGTTGGAGGCGCTGATGGCCACGCTGGGCGGGACAGCGTCGCAGGTGGACACGTCACTGCCGGTGATCCGCCAGGGCCACCGGCTGGTGGTGCCCCTGCGGCGGCTCGCTGACCTGGAGGCCCTGACGCCGCGAGGCGCGGCGATGAACGCCCTGCTGATGCCGCACGGCTTGCGCGGCGTCTACCTCTTCGCCCGCGAAGCGAAGGAGCAGGGGAGCGTGGCCCAGGCGCGCTACTTCGTCCCGGGCTTCGGCATCCTGGAGGACCCCGTCACGGGCTCCGCCGCGGGACCGCTCGCCGCCTACCTCGCTGAACACGGCATCCTCCGCCTTCCCGCGCACGGCGGCACGGTGTCCGGTCGCATCGAGCAGGGCGACACGCTCGGCAAGCCGGGCCGCATCGACATCCAGGTCACCGGCCAGCCGGGCCACGTCGAGCGCGCCCGCGTCGGCGGGGTGGCGCTCACCGTGATGGACGCCACGCTGCTCGCGTAG
- a CDS encoding YdiY family protein — translation MSLLKSVGWGVLGALLHASGAAAQIVNVQALFDEKAELGPAAAIELGGDWRTGSTELFSVRGSLVGQLRSERNVWLGVIRGEYSFASGERIVSQVMEHVRYRRRLTERVSAEAFAQHEYNEFRRLQFRALLGAGPRVVLLNEEKTGLTLGVALMLEHERLRKDGEVDAGDRYTDPRVSSYLLGRLKLMENIHLVETVYLQPRVTRPADLRILNETLFAVTPNPRVTVGIGFNLTYDSAPPATVPPLDTQLRTTVGVKL, via the coding sequence ATGAGTCTCCTGAAGTCGGTTGGATGGGGGGTGCTGGGGGCGTTGCTCCACGCGAGCGGCGCGGCGGCACAGATCGTCAACGTGCAGGCGCTCTTCGACGAGAAGGCGGAGCTGGGACCGGCCGCGGCCATCGAGTTGGGGGGAGACTGGCGCACGGGCAGCACGGAGCTGTTCTCCGTGCGGGGCTCGCTGGTAGGCCAGCTGCGCTCCGAGCGGAACGTCTGGCTGGGCGTCATCCGGGGCGAGTACTCGTTCGCCAGTGGAGAACGGATCGTCAGCCAGGTGATGGAGCACGTGCGCTACCGGCGCAGGCTCACCGAGCGTGTATCAGCCGAGGCCTTCGCCCAGCACGAATACAACGAGTTCCGCCGGCTCCAGTTCCGGGCCCTGCTGGGCGCGGGCCCGCGCGTCGTCCTGCTCAACGAGGAGAAAACAGGGCTCACCCTCGGCGTGGCGCTGATGTTGGAGCACGAGCGGTTGCGCAAGGACGGCGAGGTGGACGCGGGAGACCGCTACACGGATCCCCGAGTCTCCAGCTACCTGCTGGGCCGCTTGAAGCTGATGGAGAACATCCACCTCGTGGAGACGGTCTACCTCCAGCCGCGAGTCACCCGCCCCGCCGACCTGCGAATCCTCAACGAGACGCTGTTCGCGGTGACTCCCAATCCCCGGGTCACGGTGGGCATCGGCTTCAACCTCACCTACGACAGCGCGCCGCCGGCGACGGTGCCGCCCCTGGACACGCAGCTGCGGACCACGGTGGGCGTGAAGCTCTGA
- a CDS encoding FadR/GntR family transcriptional regulator gives MGRGGLVAYVEAELERDIALGRLPPCGQFGSEATLARRHNVCRGTIREALRRLAARGLVLQHPGRKTRAVALDESLTLENLGLALHDARSPEARWLLEGYFSLRRQVMVELLVDCCAKASLGDLNQLSQVCFGLWDAGKWESGERCAQVEFELLRLAARVAERPGHVLLVQSLQRAFLGAAARLLPFMGGDALREWAIRAMNALSERDTRALQQELPALMRACDERLLDAFAPVRPESASPDILRAQEGLITAPTFTAPQDGGLEAHPYVESRGPDFIASAPARDDALVERPAAENQGGGYLASPAENISVREGAPCPLAESFAGQPENRAQLFPPVPEMSDAKPGAECSVLDVPGGTVGAACNDNERIDGSLGCLGRWAARLWRSCGGRALVLLIRASRPPWSAAACPGAAPSPAARCRR, from the coding sequence ATGGGACGTGGTGGGCTCGTGGCGTATGTGGAAGCGGAGTTGGAGCGCGATATCGCGCTGGGGCGGCTGCCGCCCTGCGGGCAGTTCGGCTCGGAAGCGACGCTGGCGCGTCGCCATAACGTGTGTCGGGGCACCATTCGTGAGGCGCTGCGGCGGCTGGCGGCGCGGGGCCTGGTGTTACAGCACCCAGGACGCAAGACGCGCGCGGTGGCCCTGGATGAGTCGCTGACACTGGAGAACCTGGGGCTGGCGCTGCATGACGCGCGCTCGCCGGAGGCCCGGTGGCTCCTGGAGGGCTACTTCAGCCTGCGGCGGCAGGTGATGGTGGAGCTCCTGGTCGACTGCTGCGCGAAGGCCTCGCTGGGGGATTTGAACCAGTTGTCGCAGGTCTGCTTCGGGCTTTGGGACGCGGGGAAGTGGGAGTCGGGAGAGCGGTGCGCCCAGGTGGAGTTTGAGTTGCTGCGGCTGGCGGCGCGGGTGGCGGAGCGGCCCGGACATGTGCTCCTTGTGCAGTCCCTGCAACGGGCCTTTCTGGGAGCCGCGGCCCGATTGCTGCCCTTCATGGGCGGTGATGCGCTGCGCGAGTGGGCCATTCGCGCCATGAATGCTCTGTCGGAGCGCGACACACGGGCACTTCAGCAGGAGCTTCCGGCGCTGATGAGGGCTTGCGATGAGCGTTTGCTGGATGCCTTCGCTCCCGTCCGGCCGGAGTCGGCCTCTCCTGACATCCTGCGTGCTCAGGAGGGGCTCATTACTGCTCCCACCTTCACCGCTCCTCAGGACGGAGGTCTGGAGGCCCACCCCTATGTGGAATCGCGGGGCCCTGATTTTATTGCATCAGCTCCCGCGCGGGACGACGCGCTGGTGGAGCGCCCTGCTGCCGAGAATCAGGGGGGCGGCTACCTTGCGTCACCTGCGGAGAACATCTCGGTGCGAGAGGGTGCACCGTGCCCTCTCGCGGAGTCCTTTGCTGGGCAGCCAGAGAACAGGGCGCAGCTGTTCCCTCCGGTCCCGGAAATGTCCGACGCCAAGCCTGGTGCGGAATGCTCCGTGTTGGATGTGCCGGGGGGCACCGTGGGGGCTGCGTGCAACGACAACGAGCGGATTGACGGCAGCTTGGGATGTCTGGGCCGGTGGGCTGCGCGCCTCTGGCGCTCCTGTGGTGGGCGCGCTCTCGTGTTGTTGATCAGAGCTTCACGCCCACCGTGGTCCGCAGCTGCGTGTCCAGGGGCGGCACCGTCGCCGGCGGCGCGCTGTCGTAGGTGA